The proteins below are encoded in one region of Brachionichthys hirsutus isolate HB-005 chromosome 12, CSIRO-AGI_Bhir_v1, whole genome shotgun sequence:
- the agpat3 gene encoding 1-acyl-sn-glycerol-3-phosphate acyltransferase gamma has product MALLAYLKSLFILQLLMGFVFVVSGLIINFIQLCTCILWPINKQLYRRINCRLSYSLWSQLVTLLEFWSGTECTLYTDQATVDKFGKEHVIVILNHNFEIDFLCGWTMCERFGVLGSSKVLAKHELLKVPLIGWTWYFLEIVFCKRKWEDDRNTVFKGLNRLKDYPECMWFLLYCEGTRFTETKHQISMQVAESKGLPKLKYHLLPRTKGFTTTLQCLKGTVSAVYDVTLNFKGNQTPTLLGIINGKKYEADMSVRRFSVSDIPEDERECANWLHKLYQEKDALQEIYNKEGKYPGPTIVSRRRPWTLLNFLFWATLLLSPLINFACGVAVSGSPLLIIGFIIFLIIASVAIRRLIGVTEVKKTGSSYGNQGAKKQN; this is encoded by the exons ATGGCTCTCCTGGCTTACTTGAAGAGTCTGTTCATCCTGCAGTTGTTGATgggatttgtgtttgtggtgaGCGGCCTCATCATAAACTTCATTCAGCTCTGCACCTGCATCCTCTGGCCGATCAACAAGCAACTCTACCGCAGAATCAACTGCAGGCTCTCCTACTCCCTCTGGAGTC AGTTGGTGACGCTGCTGGAGTTTTGGTCGGGCACAGAATGCACCCTATACACCGACCAAGCTACGGTGGACAAGTTTGGCAAAGAGCATGTCATCGTCATCCTCAACCACAACTTTGAGATCGACTTCTTATGTGGCTGGACGATGTGCGAGAGATTTGGCGTCCTAGGG AGTTCAAAGGTGCTAGCCAAGCATGAGCTACTGAAGgtccctctgattggctggaccTGGTACTTTCTAGAAATAGTCTTCTGCAAAAGGAAGTGGGAAGATGATCGAAATACTGTTTTCAAAGGCCTAAACAGGCTTAAAGATTATCCTGAATGTATGTGG TTTCTTCTGTATTGCGAAGGCACCCGCTTTACAGAGACGAAGCACCAAATCAGTATGCAGGTGGCAGAGAGCAAAGGCCTTCCCAAGCTCAAATACCACCTGCTACCCCGAACCAAAGGATTCACCACCACACTGCAGTGTCTTAAGGGCACAG TGTCCGCTGTGTATGATGTGACTCTCAACTTCAAAGGCAACCAAACTCCCACTCTGCTGGGTATCATTAATGGCAAAAAATACGAAGCAGACATGAGCGTAAG GCGGTTCTCTGTGTCTGATATACCAGAGGATGAGCGAGAGTGTGCCAACTGGCTGCACAAGCTCTACCAGGAGAAG GATGCTCTGCAGGAAATTTACAACAAGGAGGGCAAGTACCCCGGACCCACAATAGTTTCACGCCGCAGGCCGTGGACGCTGTTGAATTTCTTGTTTTGGGCCACGCTGCTGCTTTCACCTCTCATCAACTTTGCATGTGGCGTTGCTGTCAGTGGGTCCCCCCTCCTCATTATTGGCTTTatcatcttcctcatcattg CCTCTGTAGCTATTCGCCGCCTCATCGGGGTCACCGAGGTGAAGAAAACAGGTTCCAGTTACGGCAACCAGGGGGCCAAGAAACAAAACTGA
- the chpfa gene encoding chondroitin sulfate synthase 2 has protein sequence MRLSALVSVLRSFGPVVIGVSLGFTLSLLSLTWTEEACHLDGGEAATPRQDGQLKGARKPNSVSADAESGEDFEPRIVPYVQVQQSNPKKVFRSKYASTELGMRERLVVGVLTSKTTVNTLGVAVNRTISHHLDNVVFFTGTRNRKVPHGMFVVSHGDERPIWNMFRSIKYILDHYIGDYDWFFLVQDDAYVEADRIRSLVDHISMDRALYMGRPEQFAGGETEGRYCHGGFGYLLSRTLLLRLEPFMEKCRNDMMSVRPDEWLGRCLVDYTNASCVGEHEGLQYHHYRLRKNSDPSKERNEQFNKALTVHPVSDPQQMYQLHRYFTELELQKTYDEIAKLQAEIKNVSSVAFDGNRSAQWPIGVASPFEPKSRFEVRRWEYFTEEEIYSCVDGSPKCELSGVDRLDVANVIEVAVRELNKKYEPVLRLKKQQLVNGYRRFDPARGMEYTLDLQLEAASQKGSSLSVTKRVHLVRPLSRIEIIPMPYVTEATRVYVIIPLARQDCSYVNHFLEVFASHAFETSENVVLTFLFIYDPVEAQQVNQNDIFAVVKAQINAYERKYPKVKIPWISVKTEAPAQIKFMDIISKKHPVDTLFLLASVNTNTNTEFLNRCRMNSINNWQVFFPIHFQDYKHDVVYHKHQLPVAADLIKDVGHFDRRSYDEACFYNSDYMTTRTRMVADVQENEDLLESLDIFEMFVKYSDLHVFRAVEPALHQKYIYRACNPRLSEEIYHRCVQSNLEGLGSRSQLAALLFDQEQGNST, from the exons ATGAGACTCTCGGCGCTCGTTTCTGTCCTGCGCTCGTTCGGCCCGGTTGTAATCGGTGTTTCTTTGGGCTTCACGCTGAGTTTATTGAGCCTGACCTGGACGGAAGAAGCGTGTCACCTGGACGGCGGTGAGGCTGCGACTCCGCGGCAGGATGGACAGCTCAAGGGAGCCCGAAAGCCCAACTCCGTTTCTGCCGATGCGGAGTCCGGAGAGGACTTCGAGCCGAGAATAGTTCCATACGTACAAGTCCAACAGAGTAACCCGAAGAAAGTTTTCAG GTCTAAGTACGCGAGCACAGAATTGGGGATGCGAGAGCGTCTGGTCGTGGGAGTCCTCACATCGAAAACCACCGTGAACACCCTGGGCGTCGCCGTCAATCGCACCATTAGCCATCACCTGGATAATGTGGTTTTCTTCACAGGCACGCGCAACCGTAAAGTCCCCCACGGCATGTTCGTCGTTTCTCACGGAGACGAGAGACCGATATGGAACATGTTCCGGAGCATCAAATACATTCTAGACCATTACATCGGCGACTACGACTGGTTTTTCCTCGTCCAAGACGACGCCTACGTGGAAGCGGACCGGATCAGATCCCTGGTGGATCACATCAGTATGGACCGAGCGCTTTACATGGGACGCCCGGAGCAGTTCGCGGGTGGCGAGACGGAGGGGAGGTATTGCCACGGGGGGTTCGGATACCTCCTCTCGCGCACGTTGCTCCTCCGGCTCGAGCCCTTCATGGAAAAGTGTCGCAACGACATGATGAGTGTGAGGCCCGACGAGTGGCTGGGAAGATGTCTCGTTGATTACACGAACGCCAGCTGTGTCGGTGAACACGAG GGGCTTCAGTACCACCATTATAGGTTGAGAAAAAACTCTGATCCCAGCAAAGAGCGGAATGAACAGTTCAACAAAGCTCTGACTGTCCATCCAGTGTCTGACCCTCAGCAGATGTACCAGCTGCACAGATACTTCACTGAGCTGGAACTCCAAAAGACTTATGATGAGATTGCTAAACTGcag gctgaaataaaaaatgtgagCTCGGTTGCTTTTGATGGCAACCGAAGCGCCCAGTGGCCCATCGGCGTCGCGTCGCCTTTCGAGCCGAAATCCCGGTTTGAAGTCCGACGGTGGGAATATTTTACGGAGGAGGAGATTTATTCATGCGTCGATGGCTCGCCCAAGTGCGAGCTGAGCGGCGTGGATCGCCTGGACGTGGCTAATGTCATCGAAGTAGCTGTCAGAGAGCTGAACAAGAAGTACGAGCCTGTCCTGCGgctgaagaagcagcagctggttAATGGGTACAGGCGCTTTGACCCCGCCAGGGGCATGGAGTACACGCTGGACCTTCAGCTTGAGGCGgccagccaaaaaggttccagCCTTTCCGTCACCAAGCGCGTTCATCTGGTGCGACCTTTGAGTCGGATCGAGATCATTCCTATGCCCTACGTCACTGAAGCTACGAGGGTCTACGTCATTATTCCGCTCGCTCGGCAGGACTGCAGCTATGTGAACCATTTCCTGGAAGTGTTCGCCTCGCATGCATTTGAGACCAGTGAAAATGTCGTCCTAACATTCCTGTTTATTTATGACCCAGTGGAAGCACAGCAAGTTAACCAAAATGATATATTTGCCGTCGTGAAGGCTCAGATAAACGCCTACGAGCGCAAATACCCGAAAGTAAAAATCCCATGGATAAGCGTCAAGACGGAAGCGCCAGCCCAGATCAAGTTCATGGACATCATCTCGAAAAAGCACCCAGTAGACACGCTCTTCCTTCTGGCTAGTGTcaacacaaacaccaacacgGAATTCCTGAACCGCTGCCGGATGAATTCTATCAACAACTGGCAGGTATTCTTTCCCATCCATTTCCAGGACTACAAACACGACGTGGTTTACCACAAACACCAGCTTCCAGTCGCAGCTGATCTAATCAAGGACGTGGGTCATTTTGACCGCAGGTCATACGACGAAGCGTGCTTTTACAACTCTGACTACATGACGACACGCACGCGAATGGTGGCAGACGTCCAAGAAAATGAAGATCTCCTCGAGAGCCTGGAcatctttgaaatgtttgtcaaATATTCCGACCTGCACGTGTTCCGTGCAGTGGAGCCGGCTCTGCACCAGAAGTACATCTACCGAGCCTGCAACCCACGTCTTAGCGAGGAAATCTACCACAGGTGTGTCCAGAGTAATTTGGAAGGTCTCGGTTCGCGCTCCCAGCTCGCCGCGCTGCTGTTTGACCAAGAACAGGGAAACAGCACTTGA
- the LOC137902455 gene encoding olfactory receptor 4P4-like: MDNASVITMFTLSGLNDIANYRVTLFSLTLLCYCMIWLVNLTIIVTVIFDTNLHEPMYIFLCNMCINSLYGTLGFYPKFLIDLLSATHVISYAGCFLQAFVLHSSVTADVSILVLMSYDRYVAICRPLVYRLVMTRQRISVLIFVSWLLPFCLMLISTISTLTLRLCGSHIPKIYCVNFLIGNLACSKSIANKVIPAFNYSFYLSHVIFVTWSYMKLIRMCRASRKNRSKFMQTCLPHFLCLIIFVTCLLFDFVYTRFGSKHLSQGLQHFMAMEYLLIPPLFNPLIYGLILTKIRIRIHSVLCRKHAFI, translated from the coding sequence ATGGATAACGCCTCAGTAATTACCATGTTTACTCTTTCAGGATTGAACGACATAGCCAACTACAGAGTTACTCTCTTCTCTCTCACTTTACTGTGTTACTGTATGATTTGGCTAGTGAATTTGACCATAATTGTGACAGTCATTTTTGATACAAATCTTCATGAACCCATGTATATCTTCCTCTGTAACATGTGCATCAATTCATTGTATGGGACGTTGGGCTTTTATCCAAAATTCCTCATTGATCTTCTGTCTGCCACTCATGTCATTTCTTATGCCGGGTGCTTCCTTCAGGCTTTTGTGTTGCATTCCTCGGTAACTGCTGATGTGTCCATTTTAGTACTAATGTCATATGACAGGTATGTGGCTATATGTCGACCTCTGGTGTACCGCTTGGTGATGACTAGACAAAGGATTTCGGTGCTAATCTTTGTTTCTTGGCTCCTACCATTTTGTCTGATGCTCATTAGCACAATATCAACATTAACTTTAAGATTATGTGGTTCACACATACCAAAAATCTACTGTGTTAATTTTTTGATTGGTAATCTCGCTTGTTCAAAATCTATTGCAAATAAAGTAATCCCAGCATTTAATTATTCCTTTTATCTTTCTCATGTCATTTTTGTCACCTGGTCTTACATGAAGCTCATCAGAATGTGCCGAGCATCCAGAAAGAACAGGAGCAAATTTATGCAAACATGTTTGCCACATTTTTTATGTTTAATCATCTTTGTTACGTGTTTGCTTTTTGATTTTGTGTACACGAGGTTTGGCTCGAAACACTTATCACAAGGTTTACAACATTTTATGGCAATGGAATATCTCCTTATCCCGCCACTATTCAATCCTTTGATCTATGGTTTAATCTTGACAAAAATAAGAATTCGAATTCATAGTGTGTTGTGTCgaaaacatgcatttatttaa
- the LOC137902292 gene encoding pyridoxal kinase-like — MDCRVLSVQSHVVRGYVGNKSAIFPLQVLGFEVDSINSVQFSNHTGYGHWKGQVLTADELNVLYEGIKLNNVTHYDYILTGYSRDKSFLEKVVDIIQELKKTNPSLVYVCDPVMGDQGAMYVPEDLLPVYRDKVVPLAHILTPNQFEAEVLTGKKINTKEDALKVMDLLHEMGPETVVLTSTELPSKHGDEFLVALGSQKIMQPDGTISSQKIYMDIPKVDAVFVGTGDLFAAMLLAWTRNHPRDLKTACEKTLSVMHHVIKRTFTYANEMAGPGKRPSPAQLELRMVQSKADIENPAIVVEAKVF; from the exons ATGGATTGTCGAGTGCTATCTGTTCAGAGTCACGTTGTCAGGGGTTACGTTGGGAACAAGTCGGCAATATTCCCTCTGCAG GTCCTTGGTTTTGAAGTGGACTCCATCAACTCGGTGCAGTTCTCCAATCACACAG GCTACGGCCACTGGAAGGGCCAAGTCCTGACAGCGGATGAACTGAATGTGCTATATGAAGGCATCAAGCTCAATAATGTGACCCACTATGACTACATCCTCACAG GCTACAGCAGGGACAAGTCCTTCTTGGAAAAGGTAGTTGATATCATTCAGGAGTTGAAGAAGACTAATCCCAGTCTGGTTTATG tctGTGATCCTGTGATGGGAGACCAAGGTGCTATG TATGTTCCAGAGGACCTGCTGCCAGTCTACAGGGACAAAGTAGTGCCTCTGGCCCACATTCTCACCCCAAACCAATTTGAAGCAGA GGTTTTAACTgggaagaaaataaacacaaaggaaGATGCTCTCAAG GTGATGGATTTGCTTCATGAAATGGGTCCAGAGACTGTGGTCCTCACTAGTACAGAGCTGCCTTCCAAACATGGGGATGAGTTCCTGGTGGCCCTTGGAAGTCAAAAAATAA TGCAACCAGATGGGACCATCAGCAGTCAGAAAATCTATATGGACATCCCCAAAGTGGATGCTGTATTTGTTGGAACAGGAGACCTGTTCGCTGCTATGCTGCTAGCCTGGACTCGCAATCACCCCAGAGACCTGAAG aCTGCCTGTGAAAAGACTCTTTCTGTCATGCACCATGTCATTAAGAGGACCTTCACTTACGCCAATG AAATGGCTGGCCCGGGGAAAAGGCCAAGTCCTGCACAACTGGAGCTGAGGATGGTTCAGAGCAAAGCTGACATAGAAAATCCTGCCATTGTGGTTGAAGCTAAGGTTTTTTAG